A window of Desulfovibrio sp. UIB00 genomic DNA:
TACGTCTTGTGCGGGGCTGTGGCCGGTGTTCTGGCCGGGCTTCTGGGTGTTGGCGGCGGCATTGTTCTGGTGCCCCTGATGGTTGCCATTTTCCCCACAGTGGGTGTTCCCGCCCAGTATGTGCAGCAGATGGCGCTCGGCACATCGCTTGCCAGCATCATGATCACCTCCATCTCCAGCGCGCGGGCGCATAATGCCCGTGGCGCCGTACACTGGGATATCTTCAAGGCCATTACCCCCGGCATTCTTGTGGGTACGTTCTTCGGTGGTCTTGTTGCCACCCATATGCCCACCATGTTCCTGAAGATATTTTTTATCTGCTTTATCCTCTTTGTGTCGGCGCAGATGCTCTCCAACTACCGGCCCCCGGCCAGTCGCGATCTGCCCGGCAAGATGGGAACCGCCGGCGTGGGCGGAGTCATCGGCCTTGTGTCGAGCTTTGTGGGTATCGGCGGCGGTACGCTTTCCGTGCCGTTCATGACCTTTTGCAACGTGCCGCTGCACCATGCCGTG
This region includes:
- a CDS encoding sulfite exporter TauE/SafE family protein; this translates as MLVSLVAYVLCGAVAGVLAGLLGVGGGIVLVPLMVAIFPTVGVPAQYVQQMALGTSLASIMITSISSARAHNARGAVHWDIFKAITPGILVGTFFGGLVATHMPTMFLKIFFICFILFVSAQMLSNYRPPASRDLPGKMGTAGVGGVIGLVSSFVGIGGGTLSVPFMTFCNVPLHHAVGTSAAIGFPIAVAGTLGFIVGGWGRPDLPAMSLGFVNLWALLGIATASFMTAPLGAKLSHALPADKLKKGFACFLILVALKMIWGLV